Genomic window (Malaya genurostris strain Urasoe2022 unplaced genomic scaffold, Malgen_1.1 HiC_scaffold_95, whole genome shotgun sequence):
tgaattattttcaatatctttaaaattaattatattttttatctttttttttacattaacttTATTAACTTTATTAATTTTAGATAATATATttatagaaaatttttctataaataatgaaataaatatctttaacaaaataaatatatttttatatgaagATATAATTTCACTAAATAAAATATATAACTTTCCAACTAATATAATTACAtatttattaattaattatttatttttaactttACTAGTAAcagtaaaaattacaaaaaaaaattttggaccTTTACGAccaataaattaattttaatttatttatgtttAAACCATTTCGTAAAACACACCCTTTAATTAAAATTATAAATAATTCTTTAATTGATTTACCTACTCCAATTAATATTTCTGCTTGATGAAATTTTGGATCTTTATTAGGATTATGTttaattattcaaattttaactGGATTATTTTTAGCAATACATTATACTGCAGATATTGAAACTGCATTTAATAGAGTTAATCATATTTATCGAGATGTAAATAATGGCTGATTTTTACGTATTTGTCATGCAAATGGAgcctcttttttttttgcatgtttatttttacatgtaggACGAGGAATTTATTATAATTCTTTTCATTATATTCCCACTTGAATAGTAGGAACAATCATTTTATTTATAGTTATAGCAACAGGATTTTTAGGATATGTCTTACCTTGAGGGCAAATATCTTTTTGAGGAGCAACTGTAATTACTAATTTATTATCTGCAGTACCTTATCTTGGAAATGATTTAGTTCAATGAATTTGAGGAGGATTTGCTGTGGATAATGCtacattaacacggttttttacttttcatttcattttacctTTTATTATTTTAGCTTTAACAATAATT
Coding sequences:
- the LOC131440142 gene encoding LOW QUALITY PROTEIN: cytochrome b-like (The sequence of the model RefSeq protein was modified relative to this genomic sequence to represent the inferred CDS: substituted 8 bases at 8 genomic stop codons), with product MFKPFRKTHPLIKIINNSLIDLPTPINISAXXNFGSLLGLCLIIQILTGLFLAIHYTADIETAFNRVNHIYRDVNNGXFLRICHANGASFFFACLFLHVGRGIYYNSFHYIPTXIVGTIILFIVIATGFLGYVLPXGQISFXGATVITNLLSAVPYLGNDLVQXIXGGFAVDNATLTRFFTFHFILPFIILALTIIHLLFLHQTGSNNPLGLNRNIDKIPFHPYFVYKDLFGFIIFI
- the LOC131440143 gene encoding LOW QUALITY PROTEIN: NADH-ubiquinone oxidoreductase chain 6-like (The sequence of the model RefSeq protein was modified relative to this genomic sequence to represent the inferred CDS: substituted 1 base at 1 genomic stop codon), translated to FLCLIISFIFIQIKHPLAIGLILLIQTILISLNIGLLIKTFXFSYILFLVFIGGILVLFIYVTSLSSNELFSISLKLIIFFIFFFTLTLLTLLILDNIFIENFSINNEINIFNKINIFLYEDIISLNKIYNFPTNIITYLLINYLFLTLLVTVKITKKNFGPLRPIN